In Sphingobacteriaceae bacterium, a single genomic region encodes these proteins:
- the recQ gene encoding DNA helicase RecQ yields MIAEIETGELLEGLKGFFGFDKFKGNQEKIIKNILSGKDTFVIMPTGGGKSLCYQLPAILSEGTAIIVSPLIALMKNQVDAIRGFSQESGIAHFLNSSLNKSEITRVKEDVKSGKTKLLYVAPETLTKEDNISFFKEFKISFFGIDEAHCISEWGHDFRPEYRRLRPIIDAVGSVPVIALTATATPKVQQDIQKNLGMLDASLFKSSFNRSNLFYNVRPKQNVNKEIIKYVKQHPNKSGIIYCLSRKKVEEIAQALVVNGIKAAPYHAGLDAKERAKTQDGFLMEDIHVIVATIAFGMGIDKPDVRYVIHHDIPKSLEGYYQETGRAGRDGGEGNCVTFYSYDDIMKLEKFMKDKPVAEQEIGKQMLAETASFAETSSCRRKFLLHYFGEEFEEKKCNGMCDNCHAPKQKFEAKEDLKLAIECVLEIKEKHKIKDVINALLGTLTSVAKSYKHNELDTWSKGADHDKDDKFWMAVLRQAIVNGFLSKDIENYGLIKVTDKGHAFLKKPSSVKFTRDHDYSNAESDDDDIAGGGKGGSAAADEVLYAMLKDVVKKTAKAKGLPPYVIFQETSLEEMAIQYPISIQELTKISGVGTGKANKFGKPIIDLIKKYVEENDIERPSDMVIKSVVNKSGLKVYIIQNIDRKIDLKAMAKSKNIKLPELLSEIETIVASGTKVNIDYYIEENIDEEKQDEVLEYFKESNNDSIEEALKELGENDYTEDEIRIMRIKFISDYGN; encoded by the coding sequence ATGATTGCTGAAATAGAAACAGGTGAATTACTGGAAGGGTTAAAAGGATTTTTTGGATTTGATAAGTTTAAAGGAAATCAGGAAAAGATTATCAAAAACATACTGAGCGGAAAAGATACTTTTGTAATTATGCCTACCGGCGGAGGGAAAAGTCTCTGTTATCAATTACCTGCCATTTTAAGTGAAGGAACTGCAATCATCGTATCTCCGCTTATTGCACTTATGAAAAATCAGGTCGACGCCATTCGTGGTTTCAGCCAGGAAAGTGGCATAGCGCATTTTTTAAACTCCTCCTTAAACAAAAGTGAAATAACACGCGTTAAAGAAGATGTGAAATCGGGTAAAACTAAATTATTATATGTTGCACCGGAAACCCTCACTAAAGAAGACAACATTAGTTTTTTTAAAGAATTTAAAATTTCGTTTTTTGGAATTGACGAGGCGCATTGTATTTCTGAATGGGGTCATGACTTCCGTCCGGAATATCGACGTTTGCGTCCCATCATAGATGCGGTGGGAAGTGTTCCTGTGATAGCATTAACAGCCACAGCAACGCCAAAAGTACAACAAGATATACAAAAAAATTTAGGCATGCTGGATGCCTCGCTTTTTAAATCTTCCTTCAACAGATCTAATTTATTTTATAACGTAAGGCCTAAACAAAACGTTAATAAGGAAATAATTAAATATGTTAAACAGCATCCTAACAAAAGCGGAATAATTTATTGTTTAAGCCGAAAGAAAGTGGAAGAAATTGCTCAAGCCTTGGTGGTAAATGGTATTAAAGCCGCTCCATATCATGCCGGCTTGGATGCTAAAGAAAGAGCAAAAACACAAGATGGTTTTTTAATGGAAGATATCCATGTCATAGTGGCAACCATCGCCTTTGGAATGGGTATTGATAAACCGGATGTACGCTATGTTATTCACCACGATATTCCTAAATCTTTAGAAGGATATTATCAGGAAACCGGAAGAGCCGGAAGAGATGGCGGCGAAGGAAATTGCGTTACTTTCTACAGCTATGACGATATCATGAAGCTCGAAAAGTTCATGAAAGATAAACCGGTGGCTGAACAAGAAATCGGTAAACAAATGCTTGCAGAAACAGCTTCTTTTGCCGAAACAAGCAGCTGCCGAAGAAAGTTTTTATTACACTACTTTGGTGAGGAATTTGAAGAAAAAAAATGTAATGGAATGTGTGATAATTGTCACGCTCCTAAACAAAAATTTGAAGCTAAAGAAGATCTTAAATTAGCAATTGAATGTGTACTTGAAATAAAAGAAAAACACAAAATCAAAGATGTAATTAATGCATTGCTGGGTACGCTTACTTCTGTTGCTAAATCTTATAAACATAACGAATTAGATACTTGGTCAAAAGGTGCGGATCACGATAAAGATGATAAATTTTGGATGGCTGTATTACGACAAGCTATTGTAAACGGATTCTTATCTAAAGACATTGAAAACTACGGCTTAATAAAAGTGACTGATAAGGGCCATGCCTTCTTGAAAAAACCAAGCAGTGTTAAGTTTACAAGAGATCATGATTACTCTAACGCTGAAAGTGATGACGATGATATTGCAGGGGGAGGAAAAGGTGGAAGTGCCGCGGCAGATGAAGTATTGTATGCCATGTTAAAGGATGTGGTTAAAAAAACAGCCAAAGCTAAAGGATTACCTCCATATGTAATATTTCAGGAAACTTCATTGGAAGAAATGGCTATTCAATATCCAATCAGCATTCAGGAACTAACTAAAATCAGCGGTGTTGGAACAGGGAAAGCCAATAAGTTTGGTAAACCAATTATTGACTTAATTAAAAAATACGTTGAAGAAAACGATATTGAAAGACCAAGTGATATGGTTATCAAATCGGTTGTCAACAAATCAGGTTTAAAGGTTTATATCATTCAAAATATTGACAGAAAAATTGACCTAAAAGCCATGGCAAAAAGTAAAAATATAAAATTGCCCGAATTGCTTAGCGAAATTGAAACCATTGTTGCCTCAGGCACCAAGGTGAATATTGATTATTACATTGAAGAAAATATTGATGAAGAAAAACAGGATGAAGTGCTGGAATATTTTAAAGAAAGCAACAATGATAGTATTGAAGAAGCATTAAAGGAATTAGGTGAAAACGATTATACAGAAGATGAAATAAGAATAATGCGCATCAAATTCATATCCGATTACGGTAATTAA
- a CDS encoding Rieske (2Fe-2S) protein has protein sequence MTRNEFIKICGGACLAFTGISLLKSCKSTHEIQTSISANRLIVQKKEFLIQKKDSQSIRKFIVVRSEGLSHPIALFKKNNVYTALLMSCTHQQVELTVNGNLLSCSAHGSEFSNTGEVVQGPAEQALKKFKITEDEQNIFIHLS, from the coding sequence ATGACCAGAAATGAATTCATAAAAATTTGCGGCGGAGCTTGCCTGGCATTTACAGGCATTTCCTTACTCAAGTCTTGTAAATCAACTCATGAAATTCAAACAAGCATTTCGGCTAACCGATTAATTGTACAAAAAAAAGAATTTCTCATTCAAAAAAAGGATTCACAATCTATTCGGAAATTTATTGTTGTGCGTTCAGAAGGATTAAGTCACCCCATTGCCTTGTTTAAAAAAAATAATGTATACACAGCCTTATTGATGAGTTGCACACATCAACAAGTTGAATTAACAGTAAACGGAAATCTGTTAAGTTGTTCTGCGCACGGAAGTGAATTCAGTAATACCGGTGAAGTTGTACAGGGTCCGGCGGAACAAGCTTTGAAAAAATTTAAAATAACTGAAGATGAACAAAATATTTTTATACACTTATCTTAA
- a CDS encoding DUF389 domain-containing protein, whose protein sequence is MNNRIFQSIKYIIRYRFNLDEDKASEDDVIENIKKSTEFKGINLWTLIFAILIASIGLNVNSTAVIIGAMLISPLMGPIMGMGLGAGIFDINLIRKAAKNLIIATLIGLVTSYLYFLISPLNIAQSELVARTTPTIYDVLIAFFGGLAGIVASSRKKYNNVIPGVAIATALMPPLCTAGYGIATGQFSFFLGAFYLYLINSVFISIATFLMVRFLKFHPVTYVNPQTSDKIKKWIGTIAALMILPSLFLAYTFVNNEIFIQNANQLINEEIAPLNYTILNKKINPDKKEIVVTLIGDNISDSLSNQINLTKNKYGLSAAVLILKNSITSDNNKPDLNELKEGIIEDMFLKQEELLRMKNDEISELKKQIEAQVDFNTQKENTIQEFYALYGKPYELIIEKSTNHLQDSAYSTLLVYIKKSKSYLNQKDLDKLKDWLIIKFDVYNVKIIQE, encoded by the coding sequence ATGAATAATCGCATTTTTCAATCTATCAAATATATTATTAGGTATCGATTTAATTTAGATGAAGATAAAGCGTCTGAAGATGATGTAATTGAAAACATCAAAAAAAGTACAGAATTTAAAGGGATTAATTTATGGACTTTGATTTTTGCCATATTAATTGCTTCCATTGGTTTAAATGTAAATTCTACAGCTGTAATTATAGGCGCCATGTTAATATCACCTTTAATGGGACCAATTATGGGCATGGGATTAGGCGCTGGAATTTTTGATATTAATTTAATTCGAAAAGCTGCAAAGAATTTGATAATCGCAACCTTAATTGGATTAGTTACATCTTACTTATACTTTTTAATTTCTCCACTAAATATCGCGCAATCTGAATTAGTAGCACGGACAACTCCAACTATTTATGATGTTCTTATTGCCTTTTTTGGAGGATTAGCCGGTATTGTGGCCAGCTCTAGAAAAAAATATAATAATGTAATTCCCGGTGTAGCTATTGCAACTGCGCTCATGCCTCCACTTTGTACGGCCGGTTACGGAATTGCCACCGGTCAATTCTCTTTTTTCCTTGGTGCATTTTATTTATACCTTATTAATAGCGTTTTTATAAGTATAGCAACTTTTTTAATGGTGCGGTTTTTGAAATTTCATCCGGTAACTTATGTAAATCCACAAACTTCAGATAAAATTAAAAAATGGATTGGCACTATAGCGGCATTGATGATTCTTCCAAGTCTGTTTTTAGCTTACACCTTTGTTAATAATGAAATATTTATTCAAAATGCCAATCAACTAATAAATGAAGAAATAGCTCCCTTGAATTACACCATTCTCAATAAAAAAATTAATCCGGATAAAAAAGAAATTGTAGTTACCTTAATAGGAGATAACATTTCTGACTCCTTATCTAATCAAATAAATCTAACAAAAAACAAGTACGGCTTAAGTGCAGCCGTTTTAATTTTAAAAAACAGTATTACATCAGATAATAATAAACCTGACCTGAATGAATTAAAAGAAGGAATTATTGAAGATATGTTTTTAAAACAAGAAGAATTACTCAGAATGAAAAATGATGAAATATCAGAATTAAAAAAACAAATAGAAGCACAAGTTGACTTTAATACCCAAAAAGAAAACACCATTCAAGAATTTTATGCTTTGTACGGTAAACCTTACGAATTAATTATTGAAAAGTCAACTAATCACTTACAAGATTCGGCTTACTCTACACTTCTGGTCTATATTAAAAAATCCAAATCCTATTTAAATCAAAAAGATTTAGATAAATTAAAGGATTGGTTAATCATCAAATTTGATGTATACAACGTGAAAATTATACAGGAGTAA
- a CDS encoding ABC transporter permease, with translation MFSLLFKESIVFAWQSLTANKLRSFLSLLGITIGIFAIILVFTIVDSLENNIRKSVESLGNNVVFVQKWPWSFEPDQPWWEFMKRPTPRYYEMEELFKKCKSTEAVAYRMGKRKTVKYKSNSVQNTIISGISHDFYKIKNFELADGRYFTLNETDAGYRVAIIGAEIAAGLFPYENPIGKDLKISGFKANIIGVIKKEGESILGPSFDYQVIIPFNFARVLMDPKSENADPVIYCKAKPGVTNTQLIDEVTGVMRGVRKLKPGAKPNFALNETSLLTKGFNSFFDVLGTAGWIIGGFSILVGGFGIANIMFVSVRERTNLIGIQKSLGAKNIFILFQFLSESVILSVVGGAFGLLLTWILMTLGKDSIEIEITLTGANVILAFTISILIGIISGFIPAYSASQLDPVEAIRTN, from the coding sequence ATGTTCAGCTTGTTGTTTAAAGAAAGTATTGTGTTTGCTTGGCAATCCTTAACAGCAAATAAATTGCGCTCTTTTTTAAGCCTGCTGGGAATTACTATCGGAATTTTTGCCATTATATTAGTATTTACCATTGTTGACAGCTTGGAGAATAATATTCGCAAAAGTGTAGAATCACTTGGAAATAATGTAGTGTTTGTACAAAAATGGCCCTGGAGTTTTGAACCCGATCAACCTTGGTGGGAATTTATGAAACGACCTACCCCGCGTTATTATGAAATGGAAGAACTTTTTAAAAAATGCAAGAGCACAGAAGCAGTTGCCTATCGTATGGGGAAACGTAAAACGGTAAAGTATAAAAGTAACAGCGTTCAAAACACCATCATTAGCGGAATTTCGCATGACTTTTATAAAATTAAAAATTTTGAATTGGCCGACGGAAGATATTTTACCTTAAACGAAACAGATGCCGGATATCGGGTTGCCATTATTGGTGCAGAAATTGCAGCCGGTTTGTTTCCTTATGAAAATCCCATTGGCAAAGATTTAAAAATTTCGGGATTTAAAGCCAATATTATTGGCGTAATAAAAAAAGAAGGAGAAAGCATATTAGGGCCGAGTTTTGATTATCAGGTAATCATTCCGTTTAATTTTGCCCGTGTATTAATGGATCCGAAATCAGAAAATGCCGACCCGGTGATATATTGTAAAGCTAAACCCGGGGTTACTAACACTCAATTGATTGATGAAGTAACAGGCGTTATGCGTGGTGTACGTAAATTAAAACCGGGAGCAAAACCCAATTTTGCGCTTAATGAAACTTCTCTACTCACCAAAGGATTCAATTCGTTTTTTGATGTATTGGGAACAGCAGGTTGGATTATTGGAGGCTTTTCTATTCTGGTAGGTGGATTTGGAATTGCTAACATCATGTTTGTTTCGGTGCGTGAACGAACTAATTTAATCGGCATTCAAAAAAGTTTAGGAGCAAAAAATATTTTTATTTTATTTCAATTTTTAAGTGAAAGTGTTATTTTAAGTGTTGTAGGTGGAGCATTTGGTTTATTACTCACTTGGATATTGATGACATTGGGAAAAGACTCTATAGAGATTGAAATAACACTCACCGGCGCAAATGTGATACTCGCTTTTACAATTTCTATTCTAATCGGTATAATCAGCGGATTTATTCCGGCTTATAGTGCCAGTCAACTTGATCCTGTTGAAGCTATACGAACAAACTAA
- a CDS encoding OmpA family protein produces the protein MKIIIYCQLFVLLACLSFGQTNLKSERLKLGDVAKETIQYTDSWNTPQVTQVPALYHVLFYRFKDTLGYSDNADSIAGLEKIISELELELAKAPGFKGLHTECHAHVNSFTEISDVQKEIDQKRKESYENSKVTHGWSFMIMDEKKIKSNSVIHASKIVLVSPKGRILYTGYIGGLNKESISKIKVIRGKLLTMKDGSKTALDKAYISIIKHDKTKVDEAYTNKDGEFELDLPENIAYTLTARPTSTAVDNIILATQTGLELSKFKRTKNGFEFPLLKADISKLTNLIEDDDLSLTITKLSKSNTKNLIVTESIEYASGQFNLDESSTKIIDKVIEVLITNNQLKLEVISHTDAQGDDAANLQLSKKRSETVIDYIKSKGIKAERLTATGKGEKEIRNRCVNGVICSAKEHAYNRRTEFHFIK, from the coding sequence ATGAAAATAATTATTTATTGTCAATTATTCGTTCTCCTTGCCTGTTTAAGCTTTGGGCAAACTAATCTGAAAAGCGAAAGATTAAAGCTAGGAGATGTGGCAAAAGAAACTATTCAGTATACCGATTCGTGGAATACACCTCAGGTAACACAAGTACCGGCCTTATATCATGTTTTATTTTATCGATTTAAGGATACGCTTGGTTATTCCGATAATGCAGATAGTATTGCGGGATTGGAAAAGATAATCAGTGAACTCGAGCTTGAGTTAGCCAAAGCCCCCGGATTTAAAGGTTTGCATACCGAGTGTCATGCGCACGTGAATAGTTTTACGGAAATTTCAGATGTTCAAAAAGAAATTGATCAGAAACGAAAGGAAAGTTATGAAAATTCAAAAGTTACTCATGGTTGGTCGTTTATGATTATGGACGAAAAGAAAATAAAATCAAATAGTGTTATCCATGCTTCAAAAATTGTTTTGGTGAGTCCGAAAGGAAGAATTTTATATACCGGATATATTGGGGGTTTAAATAAAGAGTCCATTTCAAAAATTAAAGTTATTCGAGGTAAGTTGCTCACGATGAAAGATGGGAGTAAAACAGCATTGGATAAGGCATATATTTCGATAATTAAGCATGATAAAACGAAGGTAGACGAAGCTTATACTAACAAAGATGGAGAATTTGAACTGGATTTACCTGAAAATATTGCGTACACATTAACAGCTCGGCCAACGTCCACTGCAGTTGATAATATTATTTTAGCTACACAAACCGGATTAGAACTTTCAAAATTTAAACGGACTAAAAATGGTTTTGAATTTCCTTTATTAAAAGCGGATATTTCAAAACTAACTAACTTAATAGAGGATGATGATTTAAGTTTGACCATTACTAAATTATCGAAGTCGAATACTAAAAATTTGATAGTTACGGAGAGTATAGAATATGCTTCCGGTCAATTTAATTTGGATGAGTCTTCCACAAAAATTATTGATAAAGTAATTGAAGTATTAATTACAAATAATCAGCTAAAGCTTGAAGTTATTTCACACACCGACGCACAGGGAGATGATGCAGCAAATTTACAATTGTCTAAGAAACGTTCGGAGACTGTAATTGATTATATTAAAAGCAAAGGAATTAAAGCTGAACGTTTAACGGCAACAGGAAAAGGAGAGAAAGAAATCAGGAACAGATGTGTAAACGGTGTAATTTGTTCCGCAAAGGAACATGCCTATAACAGGAGAACAGAGTTTCATTTTATTAAGTAA
- a CDS encoding metal-dependent transcriptional regulator: MRSETIENYLKTIYNLTGGSSQVVSNQQLAAKLGINPASVTESLKKLHELKYVIYEKSYGTRLTASGAKLAVGIVRRHRIWETYLHNVLGFGWEEVHEIAEELEHVSNDKLIQKLANILGNPGFDPHGDPIPDEKGKVKRTKFIPLSQAKAGKKYIVRAVSDHSTLFLNYLKKHGLIIGAEFDVSFLEDYDGSMLIMNKKKEIVISASAADSIIVSEKG; this comes from the coding sequence ATGAGATCAGAAACTATAGAAAATTATCTCAAAACTATTTACAATTTAACGGGTGGCAGTTCGCAAGTGGTAAGTAATCAGCAGTTAGCGGCTAAACTGGGAATAAATCCGGCTTCGGTAACTGAATCACTAAAAAAATTACATGAATTAAAATATGTGATATATGAAAAGTCTTATGGCACTCGTTTAACTGCTTCCGGGGCTAAATTAGCAGTGGGTATTGTAAGGAGGCATAGGATTTGGGAAACTTATTTGCATAATGTATTGGGATTTGGTTGGGAGGAGGTGCATGAAATTGCGGAAGAATTGGAACATGTAAGTAATGATAAATTAATTCAAAAATTGGCTAATATATTAGGTAATCCCGGATTTGATCCGCACGGAGACCCTATACCGGATGAGAAAGGAAAAGTTAAGCGTACTAAATTTATTCCCTTATCACAAGCTAAAGCCGGAAAGAAATACATTGTGAGAGCCGTGTCGGATCATTCTACCTTATTTTTAAATTATTTAAAAAAGCATGGTTTAATAATTGGAGCTGAATTTGATGTAAGTTTTTTGGAAGATTATGACGGATCTATGTTAATTATGAATAAGAAAAAGGAAATTGTAATTTCCGCCTCTGCAGCTGATAGCATTATTGTTTCAGAAAAGGGATAG
- a CDS encoding thiol oxidoreductase, protein MNKIFFGIFTLVLLGLVHHSCKKLLPPAPPGNETLDGPVEGLNPEQKLQFLAGDVAFNEDIFSPSTGLGPYFVSNSCGSCHAGDGKGHPFTTLTRFGQSTTAGNTFLKFGGPQLQNRAIPGYQPEVIPSGAPFSKFTPPANSGLGFLEALSDSQILSRVDSLDANNDGISGKPNLIKPPQYLQIKSHHILINGYLIGRFGKKAAAIDLLQQTVNAYVQDMGITSEFAPNEPAINGISSPYGDLVPDPEVSTNTVRNLVFYLKTLKTPEPRNTSNSEVLQGKELFKQIGCDKCHTETWTTGTNEIEALSNKTFHPYTDLLLHDMGSKLDDGYTEGIALTNEWKTPALWGLGLSKNSQGGEYFLLHDGRAKSIEEAILKHGGEALQITNNFKALSQQEKNAVLKFLESL, encoded by the coding sequence ATGAATAAAATATTTTTTGGAATTTTTACCTTAGTCCTTTTGGGGCTTGTTCATCACAGTTGCAAAAAATTGCTTCCTCCAGCCCCTCCCGGAAACGAAACTTTAGACGGACCCGTTGAAGGTTTAAACCCGGAACAAAAGTTACAATTTCTGGCCGGTGATGTGGCTTTTAACGAAGATATTTTCTCGCCATCCACTGGACTCGGACCGTACTTTGTATCCAACTCCTGCGGTTCCTGTCATGCAGGTGATGGAAAAGGACATCCATTCACTACCTTAACCCGTTTTGGTCAAAGCACAACTGCAGGAAATACTTTCCTGAAATTTGGCGGTCCGCAATTACAAAACAGAGCTATCCCGGGCTATCAACCTGAAGTGATTCCGAGTGGTGCTCCATTTTCTAAATTCACTCCTCCGGCTAATAGTGGTTTGGGATTTCTGGAAGCATTAAGTGATTCACAGATTTTAAGTCGCGTAGATTCTTTAGATGCTAACAATGACGGCATCTCCGGTAAACCAAATCTGATCAAACCTCCGCAGTACTTGCAAATCAAATCACATCACATTTTAATAAACGGTTATTTAATCGGACGATTCGGGAAAAAAGCGGCGGCCATTGATTTATTGCAACAAACTGTTAATGCTTATGTGCAGGATATGGGAATTACTTCTGAGTTTGCGCCAAATGAACCCGCCATAAACGGCATTAGTTCACCTTACGGAGATTTGGTACCGGATCCGGAAGTAAGTACAAACACCGTAAGAAATTTGGTGTTTTATTTGAAAACTTTAAAAACACCCGAACCTCGCAATACATCGAATAGCGAAGTGTTGCAAGGCAAAGAATTATTTAAACAAATTGGTTGCGATAAATGTCATACTGAAACCTGGACTACAGGGACAAATGAAATTGAAGCGCTAAGTAATAAAACTTTTCATCCGTATACTGATTTATTGTTGCATGATATGGGTAGCAAACTAGACGACGGTTATACCGAAGGAATAGCGCTAACGAATGAATGGAAAACTCCTGCTTTATGGGGATTGGGACTTTCAAAAAACTCACAGGGTGGTGAATATTTTTTATTACATGATGGCAGAGCAAAAAGTATAGAGGAGGCTATTTTGAAACATGGCGGTGAAGCGCTTCAAATCACAAATAATTTTAAAGCACTATCACAACAAGAAAAAAATGCTGTGCTAAAATTTCTTGAAAGCCTTTAG